A portion of the Calothrix sp. 336/3 genome contains these proteins:
- a CDS encoding peptidylprolyl isomerase, producing MRLKIYRFLSALLIVGVLAVGGCATTNKATSNTTTPSTPVANETTTSTTTEAVSVSQTISESIPGMSNLPKLEGKATVVMTVKGSPITIEVDGTNAPVTAGNFVDLVQKGVYDGLAFHRVIREPQPFVAQGGDPQSKDPKFPESRLGSGSYIDAKTGNARYVPLEIKPEGADAPIYGKTLESAGVKKAPVLRHKTGAVAMARSQMPDSASAQFYFALTDLDFLDGNYAVFGYVKEGMDVVNKIQQGDRIDSAKVTQGAENLKN from the coding sequence ATGCGTTTAAAAATTTATCGATTTTTATCTGCACTATTGATTGTCGGTGTATTGGCAGTAGGTGGGTGCGCGACGACAAATAAAGCGACAAGTAACACCACTACTCCTAGTACACCTGTTGCAAATGAAACAACGACTAGCACAACTACAGAGGCAGTTTCTGTATCTCAAACTATCAGCGAGAGTATCCCAGGTATGAGTAATTTACCCAAGTTAGAAGGTAAAGCAACTGTGGTAATGACTGTCAAAGGTTCACCCATTACCATTGAAGTAGACGGCACAAATGCTCCTGTAACAGCTGGGAATTTTGTCGATTTGGTGCAAAAAGGGGTATATGACGGTTTAGCTTTCCATCGAGTTATCCGTGAACCTCAGCCTTTTGTGGCTCAGGGTGGCGATCCTCAAAGTAAGGATCCAAAATTCCCGGAAAGTCGTTTGGGTAGTGGCAGCTATATTGATGCTAAAACTGGGAATGCTCGTTATGTTCCTTTAGAAATTAAGCCGGAAGGAGCAGATGCACCCATTTATGGCAAAACATTGGAATCTGCTGGGGTGAAGAAAGCTCCTGTGTTACGTCATAAGACTGGTGCTGTGGCTATGGCGCGATCGCAGATGCCAGATTCAGCTTCTGCTCAATTTTACTTTGCTTTAACTGACTTAGATTTCCTTGATGGTAACTATGCTGTATTCGGCTATGTGAAAGAGGGAATGGATGTGGTAAACAAAATTCAGCAGGGCGATCGCATTGATTCCGCGAAAGTCACCCAAGGGGCGGAAAATTTGAAAAATTAG
- a CDS encoding P2 GpE family protein: protein MSSENYLPLFPSKRTAFIIIHGVGEQSPYETIDFFARNFLKYFENSKIKIQLEHLITPRKRYDGSQYLENFVRISQEHNQDESLIDIHEYYWAANTENKISVPEVLNWAEKTLQGTIEFYNRPENKPLLEKLLRDKKWQSLFRFRLRWVTILLRLFNIFYPILRLVTWAILYLLNPFLSGSFLQPARELSKKIVTPFLVNLVGDVAIYTTTDVKSEYQSIRQSILVESANFVQEILQDNLANYDQVILVGHSLGSCIAYDTLNDLIVTSSLDADKISQKSLQKITGLITFGSPLDKMAFFFREMVPQDQFIRQRILRNLQTFRVKQQIEGENLSWMKNPVLIDLPQVKWVNYYHLQDPISGNLDYYENLKNIRMEYSAKWGQQAHIGYWSHPSFYESIVQAFFSQELDKSQQ, encoded by the coding sequence ATGTCTTCCGAAAACTATCTTCCCCTCTTTCCTAGTAAGCGTACAGCATTTATTATTATCCATGGTGTCGGAGAACAGTCTCCCTATGAAACTATTGATTTTTTTGCCCGTAATTTTCTCAAATATTTTGAGAATAGCAAAATCAAAATTCAATTGGAACACTTAATTACTCCCAGAAAGCGCTATGATGGTAGTCAATATCTAGAAAATTTTGTCAGAATTAGTCAGGAACATAATCAAGATGAATCCCTGATAGATATTCATGAGTATTATTGGGCAGCTAACACAGAAAATAAGATTTCTGTTCCGGAAGTTTTAAATTGGGCAGAGAAAACTCTCCAAGGGACAATAGAATTTTATAATCGTCCAGAGAATAAGCCACTTTTAGAAAAACTTTTAAGAGATAAAAAGTGGCAAAGCCTATTTAGATTTCGCTTGCGGTGGGTGACAATTTTACTCAGATTATTTAATATTTTCTATCCCATATTACGTCTTGTCACCTGGGCAATTCTTTATTTATTAAATCCTTTTTTGAGTGGTAGTTTCTTGCAACCAGCTCGAGAACTAAGTAAAAAAATAGTGACGCCATTTTTGGTTAATCTGGTAGGAGATGTTGCTATTTATACAACGACAGATGTTAAGTCTGAATATCAAAGTATTCGACAAAGTATTCTTGTAGAATCTGCAAATTTTGTACAAGAAATTCTTCAAGATAATCTAGCCAATTATGACCAAGTAATTTTAGTCGGTCACTCCTTAGGTAGTTGTATTGCCTATGATACATTAAATGATTTAATTGTGACATCTAGCCTCGATGCTGACAAAATATCACAAAAATCTCTCCAAAAAATTACAGGTTTAATTACTTTTGGCTCACCTTTAGATAAAATGGCATTTTTCTTTAGGGAGATGGTACCTCAAGACCAATTTATTCGCCAAAGAATTTTAAGAAATTTACAGACTTTCCGTGTCAAGCAACAAATCGAGGGAGAAAATTTATCATGGATGAAAAATCCAGTTTTAATAGATTTACCCCAGGTAAAGTGGGTAAATTACTATCATTTGCAAGACCCAATTAGTGGTAATTTAGACTATTATGAAAACTTAAAGAATATCCGGATGGAATACTCGGCAAAATGGGGACAACAAGCGCATATTGGCTATTGGAGTCATCCCAGCTTCTATGAAAGTATAGTCCAAGCTTTTTTTAGTCAAGAGTTGGATAAATCGCAACAGTAG
- a CDS encoding dolichyl-phosphate-mannose--protein mannosyltransferase translates to MTKKLFWLGILGIFIISLALRFWGLDRFNTLVFDEVYYAKFGHNYLTHVPFFDGHPPLGKLIIAGGIWLSDRVKDWSDAYNLSFYPDLVNGLSGAVRSPWGYRWVNALFGSFIPVLVAGIAYQLSYSYGFSLLAGFFTACDGIFIVESRYALINIYIVIFGLLGQFLLLLALGSQQKQRQIYLILAGVAFGASLATKWNGLWFLLGTYSLWVIAWLQRILSQQSEKNGENYPLSKFSRINIFQLALYLGIIPLIIYSLIWIPHLQLDKRYDFIEVHKQILGFHERLGGNSSKIHPYCADWYKWILMIRPMAYYYQTTQKITDPLPVTGPTLPSGYGKVIYDVHAMGNPFLWWFGIAILLFLCGMLIWQSTNYILQRKTIRLPAQFTRDTWIALYLVINYAANLLPWVKVSRCLFIYHYMTALPFVFMAIAWFVEQCLRSYYKYLRILGVTVTFIIIAGLIFWLPIYLGLPLLSQDYQLRMWFKSWI, encoded by the coding sequence ATGACTAAAAAATTGTTTTGGCTGGGTATACTAGGTATATTTATTATCTCCCTTGCCCTACGTTTCTGGGGACTAGATAGGTTTAATACCCTTGTCTTTGACGAGGTTTATTATGCCAAGTTTGGTCATAATTATCTCACCCATGTGCCCTTTTTTGATGGTCATCCACCCCTGGGGAAATTAATTATTGCCGGGGGAATTTGGTTAAGTGATAGAGTCAAAGACTGGAGTGATGCTTATAACCTATCTTTCTACCCAGACTTAGTTAATGGTTTGAGTGGTGCAGTGCGATCGCCATGGGGTTATCGTTGGGTTAATGCTCTATTTGGCTCTTTTATCCCGGTGCTCGTCGCTGGAATTGCCTATCAGTTAAGTTATAGTTACGGTTTTTCCTTGCTCGCTGGCTTTTTTACTGCTTGTGATGGCATATTTATTGTCGAATCTCGCTATGCCTTAATTAATATTTACATTGTGATATTTGGTTTATTAGGGCAGTTTTTACTTTTACTCGCTTTAGGTAGTCAGCAAAAACAGCGTCAAATATATCTAATTTTAGCTGGTGTTGCCTTTGGCGCATCCCTAGCCACAAAATGGAATGGCTTATGGTTTTTATTAGGAACCTATAGTTTGTGGGTAATCGCTTGGTTGCAGCGCATTTTAAGTCAGCAATCCGAGAAAAATGGGGAGAATTATCCCCTGAGTAAGTTCAGCAGAATTAATATTTTCCAGTTAGCCTTATATTTAGGAATTATCCCCCTCATTATCTACAGTTTGATTTGGATTCCTCACCTACAACTAGACAAAAGATATGATTTTATTGAAGTCCATAAGCAAATTTTAGGCTTCCATGAACGTCTAGGAGGTAATAGTTCTAAAATTCACCCCTACTGTGCAGATTGGTATAAGTGGATTTTGATGATTCGCCCCATGGCATATTACTATCAAACCACCCAAAAAATCACCGATCCACTACCAGTTACCGGACCTACCTTACCCAGTGGCTACGGTAAAGTTATTTATGATGTTCATGCTATGGGTAATCCTTTCCTTTGGTGGTTTGGGATTGCGATATTACTCTTTTTATGTGGAATGCTGATATGGCAATCAACTAATTATATCCTGCAAAGAAAAACCATCCGCTTGCCAGCGCAATTCACCAGGGATACTTGGATTGCATTATATTTAGTGATTAACTATGCAGCCAATTTACTCCCCTGGGTAAAAGTTTCACGCTGTCTATTTATCTATCACTATATGACAGCTTTGCCCTTTGTCTTTATGGCGATCGCCTGGTTTGTTGAGCAGTGTCTGCGGAGTTATTACAAATACCTGCGAATCCTCGGTGTCACCGTCACTTTTATCATTATCGCCGGTTTGATTTTTTGGCTCCCCATCTACCTGGGTTTACCTTTACTCTCTCAAGATTATCAGCTGAGAATGTGGTTTAAATCGTGGATTTAG
- a CDS encoding beta-ketoacyl-ACP synthase gives MNRVFITGIGLVSALGNSLGTSWQNLIANQSGIQLHQPFAELGKLPLGLIANQPVELSDLTQLVVDLALQDANILTSLEKCAVVVGSSRSHQGVWERMLRGEENLDRWLETLPHMNAIAVARRVGTTGIVLAPMAACSTGIWAISQAAMLIQTGQCQRAIAGAVEAAITPLTINGFRQMGALAKTGAYPFDVRREGLVLGEGGAIFVLESAELAYQRQAQIYGEILGFGLTADGYHPNAPNPSGKSAIAAIQQCLQRSRLQASDINYIHAHGTGTEINDATESLIIRNMFSQQVAVSSTKGATGHTIGASGALGVAFSLMALREQILPPCVGLQNPEYDLNFVRRAELSKINYALCLSFGFGGQNGAIALGKIEF, from the coding sequence TTGAATCGCGTTTTTATCACTGGTATTGGTTTAGTTTCTGCCTTGGGTAACTCCTTGGGTACAAGTTGGCAAAATTTAATTGCCAATCAGTCTGGTATTCAATTACATCAACCTTTCGCGGAATTGGGAAAACTTCCCTTGGGGTTGATTGCTAACCAACCTGTTGAGTTGTCGGATTTGACTCAGCTGGTTGTTGATTTAGCTCTGCAAGATGCTAATATCTTGACAAGTTTAGAAAAATGTGCAGTTGTTGTGGGTTCCAGTCGTAGTCACCAGGGAGTCTGGGAAAGGATGCTGCGAGGGGAAGAGAATTTAGATAGGTGGTTAGAAACCTTACCTCATATGAATGCGATCGCCGTTGCACGCAGGGTGGGAACGACAGGAATTGTTTTAGCACCGATGGCAGCTTGCTCTACGGGGATTTGGGCAATTTCCCAAGCTGCGATGTTGATTCAAACTGGGCAATGTCAAAGGGCGATCGCGGGAGCGGTGGAAGCGGCAATTACTCCCCTAACTATCAATGGATTCCGTCAAATGGGTGCATTGGCAAAAACGGGTGCTTATCCCTTTGATGTCAGACGGGAGGGTTTAGTTTTGGGTGAAGGTGGGGCAATCTTTGTTTTAGAGTCAGCAGAGTTAGCTTACCAGCGTCAAGCTCAGATTTACGGGGAAATTCTTGGTTTTGGTTTGACTGCTGATGGTTATCATCCTAATGCACCGAATCCTAGTGGAAAAAGCGCGATCGCGGCAATTCAACAGTGTTTACAGCGTAGTCGATTACAGGCTAGTGATATTAATTACATTCATGCCCATGGTACAGGTACTGAAATTAATGATGCCACTGAGAGCTTGATTATACGGAATATGTTTTCTCAACAGGTGGCTGTGAGTTCTACGAAGGGAGCTACAGGACATACGATTGGGGCTTCTGGAGCTTTAGGTGTGGCGTTTTCCCTGATGGCTTTACGGGAGCAAATATTACCACCCTGTGTCGGTTTGCAAAATCCTGAATATGATTTGAATTTTGTCAGACGGGCAGAATTAAGTAAAATTAACTATGCTTTGTGTCTGAGTTTTGGCTTCGGGGGGCAGAATGGGGCGATCGCTCTGGGGAAAATTGAGTTTTAA
- the ppsA gene encoding phosphoenolpyruvate synthase: protein MTKVSKEALFLLSQGESLVLWFEEVGIGDIPLVGGKNASLGEMIQQLVPQGVNVPMGFATTAYAYRYFIQSAGLEAQLRELFADLDTNDVKDLRERGKKARSLLMHTPFPQPLREAITSAYQRLSDIYYPDVDVAVRSSATAEDLPDASFAGQQETYLNVTGIASVLAACHRCFASLFTDRAISYRQTKGFDHFSVALAVGVQKMVRSDLATSGVMFTIETETGFPDAALITAAYGLGENVVQGAVNPDEYYVFKPTLKAGFNSIIDKKLGSKEIKMVYDDGSKFTKNISVNPELRNQFALDDADIIQLAKWACLIEEHYSQIHGNQTPMDIEWAKDGITHELFVVQARPETVQSQKQQNLLKNYRLQGQLNHTPLVIGRAIGEAISQGKARVILDVNQIEQFQAGEILITERTDPDWEPIMKQAQAIITNQGGRTCHSAIIARELGVPAIVGCGNATSILKTGQEITVSCAEGDEGRVYAGLLPFEVQEAHLENLPRTRTQILMNVGNPQEAFSLSAIPNDGVGLARTEFIIANHIQTHPMALLKFAELEDEYAKAKIAEITALYVDKPQYFVDKLAQGIARIAAAFYPKPVIVRMSDFKSNEYANLLGGRQFEPQEENPMLGWRGASRYYDPGYREAFALECQALKRVRDDMGLVNVIPMIPFCRTPDEGKLVLAEMAKNHLQQGVNGLQVYVMCELPNNVIMAEEFAAIFDGFSIGSNDLTQLTLGLDRDSALVAGLFDERSTGVKRMVKMAIDAAKKCHRKIGICGQAPSDYPEFAQFLVEVGIDSMSLNPDSVLKTILEVAKVENS from the coding sequence ATGACTAAAGTCTCAAAAGAAGCTCTATTTTTGCTGTCTCAAGGTGAATCCTTAGTTCTCTGGTTTGAGGAGGTAGGTATTGGGGATATTCCCTTGGTAGGTGGAAAAAATGCTTCCCTGGGAGAAATGATTCAGCAATTAGTACCCCAAGGTGTGAATGTACCGATGGGTTTTGCGACAACAGCTTATGCTTATCGTTATTTTATCCAGTCAGCAGGTTTGGAAGCACAGTTACGAGAATTATTTGCAGATTTGGATACAAATGATGTCAAAGATTTACGGGAAAGGGGAAAAAAAGCGCGATCGCTACTGATGCATACACCTTTTCCCCAACCACTTCGGGAAGCAATTACCAGCGCATATCAAAGGTTGAGTGATATTTACTACCCAGATGTCGATGTTGCGGTGCGCTCCAGTGCAACTGCGGAAGATTTACCCGATGCAAGTTTTGCTGGGCAACAGGAAACCTATCTCAATGTTACAGGAATTGCCAGTGTCCTTGCAGCCTGTCATCGTTGCTTTGCTTCCCTATTCACAGATAGAGCTATTTCCTATCGCCAAACCAAGGGTTTTGACCATTTTAGCGTTGCTCTGGCTGTCGGTGTGCAAAAAATGGTGCGTTCCGACTTAGCAACATCGGGGGTAATGTTTACCATCGAAACAGAAACCGGTTTTCCCGATGCAGCATTAATTACAGCTGCCTACGGTTTAGGGGAGAATGTGGTACAAGGTGCTGTCAACCCCGATGAATATTACGTTTTTAAACCCACATTAAAGGCAGGATTTAACTCAATTATTGATAAAAAATTGGGCAGTAAAGAAATTAAAATGGTCTATGATGACGGCTCAAAATTTACCAAGAATATTAGTGTTAATCCCGAATTACGTAATCAATTTGCCCTGGATGATGCAGATATTATCCAATTAGCAAAATGGGCTTGTTTAATTGAAGAACATTATTCCCAAATCCATGGAAATCAGACACCTATGGATATTGAATGGGCAAAAGATGGTATAACTCATGAGTTATTTGTGGTGCAAGCACGTCCGGAAACCGTACAGTCGCAAAAGCAGCAAAACCTATTAAAAAATTATCGTTTGCAAGGACAGTTAAATCATACTCCCCTAGTAATTGGTAGAGCAATTGGTGAAGCTATTAGTCAAGGGAAAGCGCGGGTAATCCTTGATGTCAACCAAATTGAACAATTTCAAGCTGGAGAAATTCTAATTACGGAAAGAACCGATCCCGACTGGGAACCAATTATGAAACAAGCGCAAGCAATTATTACTAACCAGGGAGGGAGAACCTGTCACTCGGCAATTATTGCTAGGGAATTAGGAGTACCAGCAATTGTTGGTTGTGGCAATGCTACTAGTATTTTAAAAACAGGACAAGAAATCACAGTTTCCTGTGCGGAAGGTGATGAGGGTAGGGTGTATGCAGGTTTATTACCTTTTGAAGTTCAAGAAGCACATTTAGAAAATTTACCACGCACTCGCACCCAAATTTTAATGAATGTTGGGAATCCCCAGGAAGCTTTTAGTTTATCAGCAATTCCTAACGATGGGGTGGGATTAGCGAGGACAGAATTTATTATTGCTAACCACATTCAAACTCATCCCATGGCATTATTAAAATTTGCCGAACTAGAGGATGAATATGCTAAAGCGAAGATTGCTGAAATTACAGCTTTGTATGTGGATAAACCCCAGTATTTTGTTGATAAATTAGCCCAGGGAATCGCCAGAATTGCTGCCGCATTTTATCCGAAACCTGTGATTGTCAGGATGTCAGATTTCAAGAGTAATGAGTATGCCAATTTACTGGGAGGTAGACAATTTGAACCCCAGGAAGAAAATCCCATGTTAGGGTGGAGAGGGGCTTCTCGCTACTATGATCCAGGATATCGGGAAGCTTTTGCTTTAGAATGTCAAGCTCTGAAACGGGTACGGGATGATATGGGTTTGGTGAATGTAATCCCGATGATTCCCTTTTGTCGGACTCCGGATGAGGGGAAGTTAGTATTAGCAGAAATGGCAAAAAATCATTTACAACAAGGTGTGAATGGTTTACAAGTGTATGTGATGTGTGAGTTGCCAAATAACGTGATTATGGCAGAGGAATTTGCTGCTATCTTTGATGGTTTTTCCATTGGTTCCAATGATTTAACTCAGTTAACCCTGGGATTAGATCGAGATTCTGCCTTAGTTGCGGGGTTATTTGATGAGCGCAGTACTGGTGTCAAACGTATGGTAAAAATGGCAATTGATGCAGCCAAAAAATGTCATCGTAAAATTGGTATTTGTGGGCAAGCACCTAGTGACTATCCAGAGTTTGCTCAGTTTTTAGTGGAAGTTGGAATTGACTCTATGAGCTTGAATCCAGACTCAGTTTTGAAGACAATCCTAGAAGTGGCAAAGGTTGAAAATAGTTGA
- the gltX gene encoding glutamate--tRNA ligase, producing the protein MTVRVRIAPSPTGNLHIGTARTAVFNWLFARHHDGQFILRVEDTDLERSRPEYTENITAGLRWLGLNWDEGPFFQTQRLDLYKQAVQKLLEQGLAYRCYTTSEELEAMREAQKAKNEAPRYDNRHRHLTPEQEAAFQAEGRSFVIRFQIPDDREITWNDLVRGPMSWQGSDLGGDMVIARATADGIGQPLYNFAVVIDDMDMQITHVIRGEDHIANTAKQILLYEAFAAKVPEFAHTPLILNMEGRKLSKRDGVTSISDFQKMGFTAEALVNYMTLLGWSPPDSTQEIFTLADAATKFGFERVNKAGAKFDWAKLDWLNSQYIHAMPVDKLTDLVIPYWEEAGYKFTDGRERPWLEQLVSLIQPSMTRLLDAVEMGQLFFTDFLEMGAEAVTQLQQEGVSATLEAILTALGSQTLSADNAQEIIKQVVKQQNVKKGLVMRSLRAALTGEVHGPDLIQSWLLLHEIGLDKVRLEKAKS; encoded by the coding sequence GTGACTGTTAGAGTGCGAATTGCTCCCAGTCCCACTGGGAACCTACATATTGGGACAGCAAGAACTGCTGTATTTAACTGGTTATTTGCCCGTCATCATGATGGACAATTTATCCTACGGGTAGAAGATACAGACCTAGAGCGATCGCGCCCTGAGTATACGGAAAATATCACAGCAGGGCTACGCTGGTTAGGCTTGAATTGGGATGAAGGTCCCTTCTTCCAAACCCAGCGCTTGGACTTGTATAAACAAGCTGTACAAAAACTCCTGGAACAAGGACTAGCCTACCGTTGCTACACCACCTCCGAGGAGTTGGAAGCCATGCGGGAAGCGCAAAAAGCCAAAAACGAAGCCCCCCGCTACGACAACCGTCACCGTCACCTCACACCGGAACAGGAAGCTGCTTTTCAAGCTGAGGGACGTAGTTTTGTGATTCGCTTCCAAATCCCGGATGACCGTGAAATTACTTGGAACGACCTCGTGCGCGGTCCCATGAGTTGGCAGGGTAGCGACTTGGGTGGAGACATGGTAATTGCCCGTGCGACAGCCGATGGTATTGGTCAACCCCTCTACAATTTTGCTGTGGTAATTGATGACATGGATATGCAAATTACCCATGTGATTCGCGGTGAAGACCATATCGCCAATACAGCCAAGCAAATTCTCTTGTATGAAGCTTTTGCTGCCAAGGTTCCAGAATTTGCCCATACCCCCCTCATCCTGAATATGGAAGGGCGGAAACTTTCTAAACGGGATGGGGTCACATCCATTTCAGACTTCCAGAAAATGGGTTTTACTGCCGAAGCTTTGGTAAATTATATGACTCTCCTCGGTTGGTCTCCCCCAGATTCTACCCAGGAAATTTTTACCCTCGCTGATGCTGCCACAAAATTTGGTTTTGAGCGTGTCAATAAAGCTGGTGCCAAGTTCGATTGGGCAAAGCTAGATTGGCTAAATAGTCAGTATATCCACGCTATGCCCGTAGATAAATTAACAGACTTGGTAATTCCTTACTGGGAAGAAGCAGGGTATAAATTTACTGATGGTCGTGAGCGTCCTTGGTTGGAGCAATTAGTCAGTCTGATTCAACCAAGTATGACTCGTTTACTGGATGCGGTGGAAATGGGTCAGCTATTTTTCACTGATTTCTTAGAAATGGGTGCAGAAGCTGTGACACAACTGCAACAAGAAGGAGTTTCCGCCACCTTGGAAGCCATTCTCACCGCCTTAGGTAGTCAAACTTTGAGTGCAGACAATGCCCAAGAGATAATTAAGCAAGTTGTCAAACAACAGAATGTCAAGAAGGGTTTGGTAATGCGTAGCTTACGCGCAGCTCTGACTGGCGAAGTCCATGGTCCCGACTTAATTCAATCTTGGTTGCTACTGCATGAAATTGGTTTAGATAAAGTACGTTTAGAGAAGGCGAAGAGTTAA
- a CDS encoding photosystem I assembly protein Ycf4, which translates to MTAATSISQSDKVLHQKVVGSRRFSNFWWATIVSLGATGFLLAGLSSYLKVNLVLVTDPSQLIFVPQGLVMCLYGGAGMLLALYLWLVILLDVGGGYNEFNRETSFVKIFRWGYPGKNRQIEISCRTQDVQSIQVDIKEGLNPRRALYLRVKGRRDIPLTRVGQPISLTDLEVQGAELARFLGVPLEGL; encoded by the coding sequence ATGACCGCAGCAACTAGCATTAGTCAAAGCGACAAAGTTTTACATCAAAAGGTTGTCGGTTCCCGTCGATTCAGTAACTTCTGGTGGGCAACTATAGTTTCTTTAGGTGCTACTGGCTTTTTACTGGCGGGATTATCCAGTTATTTAAAAGTCAATTTAGTACTTGTCACCGACCCTAGTCAACTGATTTTTGTCCCCCAGGGGCTGGTAATGTGTCTCTACGGCGGTGCAGGTATGTTACTAGCTTTGTATTTGTGGCTAGTCATCCTGTTAGATGTGGGCGGAGGTTACAACGAGTTTAATCGAGAAACTAGTTTTGTGAAGATATTTCGCTGGGGATACCCTGGAAAAAATCGTCAAATTGAAATTAGTTGCCGCACCCAAGACGTACAATCTATCCAAGTTGATATTAAAGAAGGTTTAAATCCCCGACGGGCGCTGTATTTGCGCGTCAAAGGGCGACGAGACATTCCCTTGACAAGGGTTGGGCAACCCATATCCCTGACAGATTTGGAGGTACAAGGGGCTGAATTAGCTAGGTTTCTAGGGGTTCCCTTAGAAGGTTTGTAG
- the radC gene encoding DNA repair protein RadC — protein MTYSLRIADMPETERPRERLLTHGPKALSDAELIAILLGTGQGAGKLSAVGLGQYILRELGRCDRNAMAVLRDINAAELMQIHGIKAAKAATIIAAVELGKRAFQSVPQERTPIDSPAAAAAALSRYLMWENQEHFAVLLLDVKNRLLGTQVITIGTATETLAPPREIFREVIKQGATRVIVAHNHPSGNLEPSDEDIELTRQLLAGARFLGIPLLDHLILGYGNHQSIREVTTLWSEYPQGD, from the coding sequence ATGACCTACAGCTTAAGAATTGCGGATATGCCCGAAACCGAGCGTCCCCGTGAGCGTTTACTAACCCATGGTCCCAAAGCTTTATCAGACGCGGAGTTAATTGCAATTCTTCTAGGTACGGGACAAGGTGCTGGTAAGCTATCTGCTGTTGGCTTAGGACAATACATTTTACGAGAATTGGGCAGGTGCGATCGCAATGCCATGGCAGTATTACGTGATATCAATGCCGCAGAATTAATGCAAATTCATGGGATAAAAGCCGCAAAAGCCGCAACAATTATCGCCGCAGTGGAACTGGGTAAACGAGCTTTTCAATCTGTACCCCAGGAACGCACACCCATAGATAGTCCCGCAGCTGCGGCAGCTGCCCTGAGTCGATATTTAATGTGGGAAAATCAAGAACACTTCGCAGTTTTGTTACTGGATGTGAAAAATCGCCTCCTCGGAACCCAAGTTATTACCATTGGTACGGCAACCGAAACCCTCGCACCCCCCAGGGAGATATTTCGAGAAGTCATCAAACAAGGAGCAACCAGGGTAATTGTTGCCCACAACCACCCCTCTGGAAACCTCGAACCCAGTGATGAAGATATCGAACTTACCCGTCAGTTATTAGCTGGAGCCAGATTTCTTGGTATTCCTCTCCTTGACCATCTGATTTTAGGTTATGGAAATCACCAGAGTATCAGGGAAGTTACTACCCTATGGAGCGAGTATCCCCAGGGAGATTAG